The DNA sequence TGATCACACTAAAGCGGCTTCTGGGACGTTTACACATTTTCTGTGTAATATATCCAGGGAATACAGAGCCGctaaagtccccccccccccccccccccacaggggatatttatttatcttgtacACACAAGATATCAACTTGTTCACAAAAGAAAATCACCTTGTTGGAGCAAGTTAAGGTATGTGCAGCAAATGATTTCTGCTGATTACAATCGCATGTGTTTCATTAAATGACATTCCAAAGTGAAAAATACTTAGCTGAGTTCTCTCCATCTGAAGTTGTCAGAGGTGCATGTGAATTTTTACTAAATCATCTTTTGCAcacaatatatttattcatgtaaacTAGTTGTGTGCTAAAGTTATCTTGTGCGAACAGGATTGAAAAATATCATCTGTCGGGACTTCAGGGGCTCCATGAATTCAAATGTTCAAGTTAGCCCTTGTATTATTTCAGCAGAACAGTAGGAAGAAAAGGAGACGTGTCTTGTTGTGAGCGCTCAATGTCCCTTCTCCAAACATCTTCAGTTGTTTGTTGAGTAGTTTAATCTACGTCATTGTGTCGTATCCCGTACCaaatcacacatttttcagCATTGCTGTATCTCTAAAAGTTGACGTTCCACGATATCAGAAAAAGCCCCAAAGGAGCAGTCACACCTGCTGCTGTCTAGCGATGCAGAGAAGTGACCTTAGCAAAGAGGATAGTACATTGACGGACATTAAATATACATCGAAAGCCAATGTTTCCTGAACATTTTCAGGTTGAGAGGTTGAGATCACTGAAGTGAGAGTACACACTTGTGCACAGTCTATTCAGACACAGGCATGAAATCTGTCATCTTTGGTCTGTATTTCACTACATTGAATCTAAATCAGAAAAATGTGTTACTTATTATCAGATGTATCAAGTGAACCATGTAATCACAGTCATTTGAGACTAAGGACCCTCTTACCATGAGGCAACAGTTCTAACCACTGCATCACCATGCTGcccactaaaaaaaaaaaatctaaagttgAATGTCTGCACTTAAAGCTCATAACATAACTTCATATCCAATGAGCTGAAGGGCAGAACCAAAATAGGCAAAACTTGTGCCAGTGTGTATATATTCCATATCAAACTTAGAACTGTAGGTGAGACCAACAATGTAACTCCTTCCTCCAACGAGGGTTGGGACAGCCCTGTTGTCCTGTAGTAGTTCTTCTGTACCCAAacttatttgtatttaatgtagTGTGTAGGTACATTAGTATAAATaagtacctctgccaaggaacttgtgttttcatcagaattacacaaaaactgctgaagtGATCCAGATGAATGATCATATTAAGGATTTTGTTTGGATAGGGTGTTAGCATCCAATTGAAAATAACTGTAGTTAATGTTGCAGGCATAAAAAAATCAGATGCCAACTTCTGCCTTTAAACTTCAATAGAAGTGTGTTTAGCTGAGGGCAGTAAACAGTAAATATACCACATCAGCCTTCTAAACCGTGGTTTGACGCCAACTGTAAATAACACATGAAGCTATGCTGCCTGTCTACACTGCAGCTGTCACCTGAGACTGACCTCATCGCCTCAGAGGAAGATCAACTATCTTGGCGCGGAAACACTCCTGCTGTGACTCCTGCTCTTCCTGGAGAGAAGTATCTGCCGTCTGTGCCTGGAAACACTCCTGCTGTGACTGATGGCCTGTTGTTGCTCTCTGCCACAAGTGTTTACTGCATGCGTCGTTCTAATTGCAGCTCTGAGTGTAAAATATCATCAGGACAACATCAGCGTTATACAATTAATATCAGTTTATGTGGATCaccattaaataaatatttgctgtCTTTCTGAAAACAGGTTGACTCAtcatcatgattattatttgggaaacaaataagacaaataaGTAAAGTTCTGTTATATTTGATGAAGATACCAGGTTACAAGAGAGAGTGAATTTCAGTGATTTGTGGTTTGAGGTGATTTGGAACTTTTCACCTCTGAGTTATACCATACCTCCACAGCTGTAGCTACTGTAGATGTTAtaaatctgcctgtttgtgaCTTGGGACTCGTTCCTGTGACAGACAGCCAAACTTCCCCTGTCCCTTCAGCATCCCCAAATATAGCCTGTTTACAGTGTGGAAGCTTAAGAAGGTCACAAGGGGGAAGAATGCATTACAGTTTGGATCACTGCCAgggactccacacacacagccacacagacacTTTCCACTAGGTGAGTTCAGGTTCCATGAAGTGACTCATACACAACTGTTGATCTAAAGAGATCAGTTACAATTTTGAAAATATGTCCAACTCACACAATAATATATGTGTCCACACGTTATGTCCTCAGCACCCTGCTGTTCACATCAGTACACATTtctgagaataaaaaaataaaataaacaaacatgaaaccCTTCTCTAGAACCTGTGAGATCATACATGTGTAACATAAACGGTACTGACACAAGCAAAGATTATATTTCAGATTACTGTGAATGTTCTTTTGCTTCCTGTGACATTAACTTAATTTGATTAACAGATGTATAATAGCTGTTGTGAAAATAGTTGTAGCTTATTATGGGGTGACACATgtcatgttatttttaaaacataccTGAGATTTTGAGGAAATGAGGTTTAATTGATTCAGGGTCACataataatttcaaaataaaaagaccaaaGCACTTCTGATGGCAGTGCGTCCTTGCTATGACCTTATTAGATTAATTAGATAAACTAATGAGACTgtgataaatgtgattaaatgacctcatgtttcattttttgtccatttttaaTGGACTGGATATTTTAGTCTCATCTAAGTCAAAGAATAAGAAGCATTTTTTCTCATTGTAGTGCAGACTAAGtataaacattttcctcaaactTCAGCAAACCGCATTTTGTGATTTCATCTATTAAGTCCGGAAAGATGcaacaacacaagcaaatcCAATACAATCTAACTCCTACAATAAGATCAGAATGTAaccagaaaaaataaaaaacccgTACAATCAGAAAGAAGCCTTCACAGTAGCTCCTCCCTGTATAATGTTCTGATTTGTCAGAACTGTGACGGAAAGATGAtgattttattctgttgtttcgTTTGTTAGTGGGAGTTTGTGTTGTACTATCTCTGCTGCCTCACGATAGTTCATtcatcaacattttcactggaTGGGAAAATGACATCTACGTGGGTATAGCAAAGACACTGTCGGACTTCTGCCTGTAGGATGCACAATTTCAGCATCTTTGGTCAGGACTCTGAACCCCAAGTTCCCCCTGATGGCTCTGTGTGAATGATGTAGGATAGAAACGTGCAGTATATAGAAGAgctaaatatgtgtgtgaacgGATGAATGCAATtcaagtgctttgagtggtcttTAAGACTAGAAAGGTTGCTACATAAATCCAGGTCATTTGTGATTACCAGTTAGCCTGGTATATATTGGTAATGCCCCCCAATATGCAATATTTTCTAGggttgtaaaataaatattgattatGAAACATTAAACTGTTGAATCAGTACCTTTCTGCTACATCTTATACTGTAAACTAAAGCTGAACTATAAAATCATGATGGTAGATTTATTTTAAGAACGCAGGTTGCAGGTCAGAGGAAATAACTCAACCCAAGTACGGCTGCTGACCTTGTGCCAAACCCAGTTTGCATGATGCCCAACAATCAGCCTAAGTACACGGATCTGTGTGAACAGACATCGCCAGCATAGGTCCACAATCAGCAAGAATGATAGATTTAAAATATACTGGTTGGAGTCCTGTTGCCAAACCCTAACTGCCACTGCCACCATTGTGCTGCAATCAGCCCAGAACAAAATAGCCCATAAAATCTagagtgacatctagtggtggagttgcatgctgcagctgaatacccctcaccctccccttccaaacatgaaagagaacctgtggtcgccttcagttgtcatacaaactcaaaatgtgtttagattgtccagtttgggctactgtaaaaaaacatctgtataatatatatatagtataaagggcccattctatggtaaataaaacaacaatttgtaccaTTTAGATGATTACTAGTGAAAATATGACTCAAactatttcatattcattttctaccaatagatccctttccccTAAATCgtacacattgaacctttaataGTGTATAAGCCTTAATAGATTTAACAGAACAACACTGTGTGTAGTtttcaataattaattaaatatactGAACATATCAAAAACTATAAATTGACATACAAAGTCATGTTGGTTTAACATAAGGGACTTAAATATActcaacattaaaacattaaagacAATCTTCAAATTATCATAAATGATCCACATCTGtttaacaaataaacattgtgTGTATATAACATTAGTAAGATATTTTTAATATGTGCAACAATGCGTCTACACATAGActtttttcagtgtatttttGATCCAGTAGTTTTTACTTGACAGCTGAAAGCCAGATGGACAGCTCTGTTGTGTAGTACATTCAGCCACCGGACACAGTGTTGTTGTTATGTGAGTCGTGTGTGTGCAGTAAGTAGCAACAGAGTCACTTCCAGTGTTTGTGCTTCTCCACTTGTTAGGTGTCGATGTGATGACAGCACACATGGCGACATGTCATTGTCTGAGCTGTTTATCTCTCAGAATGGACGTTATGTAAAAGCCAGTGTGACCGGGTCACTTCTTGTTTACTATCTTCCTACAGCGAGCGCGGACGGGAGTGCTCGAATCCCATTGGCCGGCCGCCGCCCACCGCGCCCCGCCATTGGCTGGCGTCCTGTGATAAATAAGAGTCTCGTGCGGAACAGCAGCTCGAAAAGGATCGTCTCAGTGTCTGTCAACGAGCTCGTCACACTCCAGAGGATTTTAcatcctgttttcttttgttcctgttgtttctgATAATCCATCTTTTTGAGAATGACCAGCAGCATGAGGCTGGTGCGGTCAGTGGTGAAGGCTGCGGCTCTGGCCAACGTGCCCAAACACATAGACCACTTCTCCAAGTTCTCCCCATCTCCTCTGTCAATGAAGCAGTTCTTGGACTTTGGTGAGTGTGACCCATCTTTCATCCACCTACCTTCATTTGATTGATTATACTCAAGTTGAAATGCTGATATAATAGTGCATTTAATATAAAAGAGATACATTAAAGTGCAGGATTGAAGCCTAATAGAAATATTCAGAGtccaatttaaaacaaaatgataataGGATTGAGGAAAGacgtttttatttgttaagaAACTCTGAAGTTCAGTTGCATCTTTATGCTACAATCTCAGTGGTGCACTAGTGGCCACTGATGTCAACAGGTTATCAGCAGGAAGAGCCGTCCTGTTAAATGATTCCTAATTTGTCTCATTGGCTtgatttcatcatcatcatcatcatcatcagttaaGCTGAAGGTGTCAGTTCAGTTGTGACCTCCCTGATATCCAATGATGATGTTTGCAGTTGCAACAATGGCCGTTGCTTGTGTTAATGCAGTTGACAgtgatgacaatgatgatgCATGTGAAGATGACATTTGTGAGGCGAAGCcatacttgtttttttgtattttttttacagttttgccaCCGAAATTTGTAAAGTTCGTAACTATTAATAGTAACATAAGTGgctacataaaaaaacaaaactttgcAATCAACCTACAGCTCGTCATCATGGAGCATGGACTCAGCTCTTTGTTTAGCAGCCTGTCCCTTGAATACACAGTTTCATTACACTTGTTTGTTATCCTGCTCGTTTCTGCCCTTTAGGTTCAACCAATGCCTGTGAGCGCACGTCGTTTGTCTTCCTTCGTCAGGAGCTTCCTGTGCGTTTGTCCAACATAATGAAGGAGATCAACCTGCTGCCCAACCGGCTGCTGGCCACACCCTCCGTCCAGCTGGTCCAGACCTGGTGAGAAATAGCAGCGAACTACTGAGCGCTCACCCAAATGTTTAGGAGAACACTTGTTTGAATAGCAATGGTTTTACTGACTTGTTTACTGACAGACCTGATGTGTCCCTGCTGTCCTGAAAAGAACTCCCGGTTCATGTGTCCCTGCTGTCCTGAAAAGAACTCCCGCTTCATGTTTCTCAAAATACTGTTACTTGAtgcttccttttgtttttccaaaatgAGCTGAgtaaaaaacatataatatatataatataataattggTTTTGTTACTTTAATGTAACTTTGGACACTTTGATATTGTCATGTTTTCACTATGTTTGAGCAAAAAAGGCATGTTGGATGATTCACACATTTCAAACCTTCCTTTTGGGGTTAGCGTTGGGTATTGTCAGGTTTTTAATCCAACTGCAATAAATAGCAGGCCAACAGTGTAAGCCCCAACTAAATCCATTATTACACTACAGAGcaaggcaggagagagggagggtgccTGAACTTTGTCCCAGTTCCTCCTCTAGCCCCCGCCTTTCTTCATACGTTTTCCTCATCCTGCCTGCTTGTTGTTGCAGCTGAGGGGAACATGATGTCCAGAACAGTGGTCTCTCTGCTGAGCGTCAAAGTGATAGTGAAATGAAACTTCCACATCATCCATGAGAAGGTGTGAAACACCAACATTTCAAAGATTCTTCGAGATTTTAAGAAAAAAGCCAAGAGAATTTTGAAAACTGATGTTTGACTGGATCCTAAAAAAGTTTTGCTTTTACTTATTGTTAGTGTTTTCAGGCTAATTCCGGATTATTTCCATCTTTTGTCATAAACATTTGACTTTTACTCTGACCACAATATTGGAAGCTTGAAATGCTCCCGATCTGGGAAAGTTTGCGAAGTTGCTTATGTAGAATATTGCAGAGAAACTTATTTAAAAATGACTCAAAACACTGTCACTTtcaaaacaagcaaaacaagcAGTGCAGTGGACTGGTTTAGGCAGGTTCAACCAcagcctctgtgtttttcaaaatccTGACGTCATGCTGTGGTGTCTCCGGAAACTTTCCAGGAACTGCTCAATGGAATTagtttcacactcacacaatatGGGAACTCAGTAAAGTGAAACTGATAAGTTAAACGGTTCCCAggatatgcattccacatataGACAGAAATAGAGGCGGAGAGACAGACaaatgtttgtggaattagtaggtagattattgttttttgtggttTGTGAATTATCTGAAATGCGATGTGGTCTCTGGCATTGTTAATGCATTGATATCCCGAGACTGTGTGAAGTGATTGATCAACAAAAATCTGGTCTGAAACCAGAGGGGCAGGATTTCACTTTGATTTGAATCAATACAGTAACATGCCCCTGAACTTCATAGGCACGTGTACAACACACTTACCCACAGATGATCTGCTTGTGTTGAAAGTGAAACAAGCGTCTTTAGTGTCTTCAGCACAGACACTGAGCATAGTCAtgaaaccaaaaaaacattaactacAAAGTTCTTCGTGGTTTCAgaagttgttttattaaatgagAAATCCCATGATCCACAGAGCAGACTGTGTATACATGCCCTAACAGGAAATGCATGCTACTTGCTGTCAACTCTCTAATAACAAACAGCAGGCAGGACTAAGGGCATGTCAGGCGACTGGCTGCTTGTTGACAGCTGGGTTATGAAAGCATGCGTATTACATGTCAGGACTGGTGATGGATGGCAGtgtttccatttttctctccacagcccCAGGcactcctctctgtttttttgcCTTGCTCTCCCACTAGACTGTCCCGATGATTCCAACTGTAGCGAGGATAATCTGTGTACTGGTGTGTTTACCATGCTGTGGCGACCACTATCCCCGATGGCTGGAATTGGCCAGATACTCAGGAactctcctgtgtttgtgttctctcaGGTACAACGACAGCCTCATGGAGATCCTTGAGTTTCTGGACAAGAACCCTGACGACCACAGTGTCCTCGAGACGTGAGTAAAAGAACGGGCAGGACAGAGCGGGACATGATAGCACTgctttcactttcttcttctttaaccTGACCCctgccttcttcttctcctcctgtcacgTTCCCTCCCgtcgtctctctcctctgtctcctacACCCTCAGGTTTGTGGAGGTCTTGGAGGCCATCAGGAACCGGCACAATGAGGTCGTCCCCACCATGGCTCAGGGAGTCATCGAGTACAAAGACACCTTTGGCCAGCACGACTCCGTCACCGACCACAACATCCAGTACTTCCTGGATCGCTTCTACACCAGCCGCATCTCCATCCGCATGCTCATCAACCAGCACAGTGAGCCCCCCCaccatacacaaacaaaacaaagcaacgATTGGTTATAATATGTCAATATACAGCTTTTCAACTACTGCAGCTAGTGGTATTGCACTAGGAAGAACTGATTTCCCTTGTCTCTGCTCTCTTGCAGCTCTAGTCTTCAACGGGAACACAAACCCCGCCCACCCCAACACCATAGGCTGCATCGACTCCATATGTGATGTGACAGAGGTTGTGCGAGGTATGGAGAAAGACGGAAATTACAggttttaaaatagattttcttttttcaaatgtacGTTATTTAGAAGATCTGAAGTTGACATTAAGTTTTCTACTCGAGAAAAAGTAAGTACGTagttgcttttaaatatacgtaaattattaaaaataaaagtgctcTTAGAGTGTAGCCCGAAGTACAGATATTTGGGGAGGACTAAAAGTAAATATTAGCCAAAAATAAATCTACCCAAGTTACATGAAAGATGTACAGTAACACTTCAGAGgtacatacaaacaaaatgcacaGAGGGTGGAGGGAGTGGGGGACCTGAAGCAGACACAGCACCTCATTTCCCCCCCagggagctgcagtgtgtttatCCAGCCCTGATATGATGTCAGTCATTATATACAACAACAGTACAGTGTACGCAGGTTTTGTCCAATATATTGCAGAGGAGGAGCATTTCAAAACTGCTAGTTCCAACCGTTAGAGTCTTGCTCTGTTCAAGCAAGCCAGGACTTTGTGTCCCCACGGCCATTATGAAACATCCCATAGTGATTTACTTTCATATAGTCAAGTGTCTGGGTCACTTTTTGTGATTCATAGAGGAACAAAGCTCCCCACCTCCTGAAATGAGGTCTGGCAGGCTGCCAGTACAGGCTTGTTTCAGAGTCACAGCGGCTGATTGAGATCCATGATTATACTGATGATAAACTTGCATTTATCACATAGGTTTatctttatgtttattttatgatgttattttcctctccctctctctctagaTGCCTATGAGAGTGCAAAGTTGCTGTGTGAGCAGTATTACCTGGGATCACCAGAGCTGGAGCTGAGGCAGATGAATggtgagatacacacacacacacacacacacacacacacacacacacacacacacacacacacacacacacacacacacacacacacacacacacacacacacacacacacacacacacacttgctgatGTGTGCGCCTACAGAGcatttgacagatttttttctctctcccccagcCAACAGCCTCAGAGGGCCTATCCAGATTTCATACATCCCATCTCACCTGTACCACATGGTCTTTGAACTCTTCAAGGTAATTAACGATAGTAGAcctgcacagaaaaacacaaacaaacgcttattctcattattgattcatctgcCACAGGCCAAGGTCACATCTTCAGTGGCCTTGAGTCTTGACGAAAGTCAATTAGGCAAGACTGAtctttgcagcttttctctATAAACATCTGTATGCAGTGGTTGCTTGTGTTGGGAatgatgtttgaaatgtctACTTTGTGGAGTCTACTGTTATAACAAGGTGCACACACAACAATGTCAGTGATGAGGCACATTCAGAAACTTGTGCTTAGTATCCATACACCACACCAGCAGTTCCATCAGTATAGTTTTTATAGTATGTCACACTTCATGCAGCATCTATTACCTGCTTTTTAATATCATGTCAATATAATTTACTGGCTATCAAACAGCTTGTaactctctctgtgtcctctctgtagAATGCAATGAGAGCAACCATTGAGAACCATGAGGCCAGCAGGACCCTCCCACCTATCAAAGTTATGGTCGCCCTTGGTGGAGAGGACCTGTCCATCAAGGTGAGTGAATCTTCTGTAAAATGCAGAGACTCTTTAATCGTCAAGTTAGTAACATACATGCATTTTTTACtcagatgaaaatatatatgtCAATGTTTGATTGAAGGAAGAGTTCTTACATCTCAGACAATGCAATACCACGCTAAGTTTTTTTTGGCGGGTGGGGTTTAATTTAAAGAATtgacatttaattcaaaatctCAATTCAAAAGATAATTACTCAACTTTTGAGTTGGTGTGATCCTGGGCATTTAAAAGTTTTGAAATAGTCACAAATGAAATGAAGCAATATTTTCCAGGGAAATTTGAAGTAAACATACTTCAGCAAAAATATGCAACACTACTTGCAGCTTTGCAGCTTTGCACAACTTGAAAGAAGGATAAACAAACCAAGAATAGAACCAGAAATGGCACAACTAAAACCTGTCCACTTAAAAATATCACACTAATCCATCCTGTAATGCAGCCATACTGAAGTATgttacacacacatcatgtggCCTCTAAGAAGATTATGTATGTGAGGATTGTTAAGAAAAATCtatgagaagaaagagagaatgttTTCTTCTTGCCCTCATTCTgaagtgacatgttttcatAATTCCCCCAATGATCTTGTGTCCCTGTCTCACCTCTGTTCAGTGGATTCGTAGGTTATATAAACCTCATAAACCTACATTATCTGCCCAGATACCGAGTACATTCATGGTGAACCACGTACTCATATTTAGACAGGATCAACTCTGCACATAGCTGATATCTGCAACCTTTGCTCCTtagatggagacacacacacatacatgaacaaacacacggTTACCTGTTGTGAGTGCATGTCTCTTTCAGTGTCCTCAGAAGATCAatcctgtgtttatgtttaatgAGCAATGTACCAAAACTTCTCTCCACCCTCTCTTCATGAGCAGACTCTATaatatgtgtctctctctccagataAGTGACAGAGGAGGTGGGGTTCCTTTCAGGAAGACAGAGCGCTTGTTCAGCTACCTGTACTCCACAGCGCCCAGGCCTTCCAtaggagacaaacacagagccCCACTGgtaaacaaatcacacacaagTCACACGttcaaaacacaatgttaatatGTGAGAAGAgctaatgtgtgtatttatgtgtgtgtgtgtgtgtgtgtgtgtgtgtgtgtgtgtgtgtaggctggTTTTGGCTATGGTTTGCCCATCTCTCGGCTCTACGCTCGCTACTTCCAGGGAGACTTACAGCTCTACTCTATGGAGGGTCATGGCACTAACACTATCATTCACTTGAAGGTAATAtatgcagctacacacacatttgcaccaACATATTGCCTGATATATGAAAGATGGACTGATTGGCTCTGGGCCCCATTCTCTGCATACGGCTCAACTAATCCTAATATGTCAGCCAGATAAAGACTTACACTTAATGTCTTAGCCAGCTAACTTCAGATGTAACTGGAGGATTAATATATTACTTATCAGTCAAGTCATCTAAATAATAGTTTGCTAACATGAGAAATGGCAGCATATTTTTCTAAGCTACTGAGTCAAAGTTCTATGAAGCTGATTGACTAATGTCACTAgatgcacattttatttacaaaatgacaaataaaaacaattctaaGGATAAGTcaataatcattttaaaaacaattattacCTAATTCAAAAAATAGTTCAGCATTTtggaaaaaatacacattagaCTATTTGACTATGAGGGTTAGGccagaggatgtcgcaccttgttaagccctatgagacaaattgtaatttgtgaatatgggctgttGAAATAAAATTTGATCGATTGACTATTTCCCTTTTTTGTGTAAAGAGATGTGAGAGGAATAATTCACTCATTTCTAGCTGGAGCTTGTTACCTTAACTTCAAGGCCTCtgctggttgcctggcaaccatCTAGCAGTGATGTTAAGAGTTCTGAAAGTCCTTGATGCCGACAATAAATGTGATTCTTTACACTGAGATTAAACATGACGATTTTTTTAGCTAACAGACTCAAACTGTTTCCCTCCTTTATGCTAAGCTGAGCTAACCAGCTCCAgtatacacatttattttggtaTCAATCTTATCTTATTCTtgacaagaaaaaataaagatctCTTGTAAAATGTGGGACTATTCAATTATGAAATCCTTCCTGTTTCAATGAAGTTGTACctgtcatttttattaaattaaaatgtcataatcATCATTTAAATCTCATAATTAAATGGCAAAATTCTCCATTGGAGTTAGGTACAATGGAAAAcagatattattatttcaaataataCCC is a window from the Hippoglossus hippoglossus isolate fHipHip1 chromosome 8, fHipHip1.pri, whole genome shotgun sequence genome containing:
- the LOC117766898 gene encoding pyruvate dehydrogenase (acetyl-transferring) kinase isozyme 2, mitochondrial-like isoform X2 gives rise to the protein MRITCQDCGDHYPRWLELARYSGTLLCLCSLRYNDSLMEILEFLDKNPDDHSVLETFVEVLEAIRNRHNEVVPTMAQGVIEYKDTFGQHDSVTDHNIQYFLDRFYTSRISIRMLINQHTLVFNGNTNPAHPNTIGCIDSICDVTEVVRDAYESAKLLCEQYYLGSPELELRQMNANSLRGPIQISYIPSHLYHMVFELFKNAMRATIENHEASRTLPPIKVMVALGGEDLSIKISDRGGGVPFRKTERLFSYLYSTAPRPSIGDKHRAPLAGFGYGLPISRLYARYFQGDLQLYSMEGHGTNTIIHLKALSTDSVERLPVFNKTALRHYKLTLEADDWCSPSKDPLDMAVYRATK
- the LOC117766898 gene encoding pyruvate dehydrogenase (acetyl-transferring) kinase isozyme 2, mitochondrial-like isoform X1; the encoded protein is MTSSMRLVRSVVKAAALANVPKHIDHFSKFSPSPLSMKQFLDFGSTNACERTSFVFLRQELPVRLSNIMKEINLLPNRLLATPSVQLVQTWYNDSLMEILEFLDKNPDDHSVLETFVEVLEAIRNRHNEVVPTMAQGVIEYKDTFGQHDSVTDHNIQYFLDRFYTSRISIRMLINQHTLVFNGNTNPAHPNTIGCIDSICDVTEVVRDAYESAKLLCEQYYLGSPELELRQMNANSLRGPIQISYIPSHLYHMVFELFKNAMRATIENHEASRTLPPIKVMVALGGEDLSIKISDRGGGVPFRKTERLFSYLYSTAPRPSIGDKHRAPLAGFGYGLPISRLYARYFQGDLQLYSMEGHGTNTIIHLKALSTDSVERLPVFNKTALRHYKLTLEADDWCSPSKDPLDMAVYRATK